The nucleotide window CCATGGAGATTATCGAAGAGTTGGAGCGGGTGCGCCGAGGGCCGTATGCGGGCGCGGTCGGATATTTCGGTTTCTCCGGCAACATGGATACCTGCATTACTATTCGCACCGTTGTCATTACCGACGGGACCGCGCATGTTCAAGTCGGTGCCGGGATCGTCGCCGACTCTGATCCGGATCGGGAGTATGAAGAGACAATGAATAAGGCTAAAGGGGTACTCAAGGCGATCGAGATGGCCGAATCAGGCGATCTCTTGACCGGGTGTGCGGGGTAAACGTTGATGCTGGTCGTCATCGATAACTACGACTCCTTCACATATAACCTCGTCCAGTACTTGGGTGAACTCGGCGAGCGTCCTCGTGTTTTCCGGAACGACCAGATCACCGTAGACGAGATTGCAGCGCTTCATCCGGATCGGATCGTGATCTCTCCGGGACCGAAGACCCCGAAGGAAGCCGGCATCAGTTGCGACATCATCTTGCGGTTCACCGGACAGATCCCGATCCTTGGCGTCTGCCTCGGCCATCAGTGTATCGGTGCTGCGTTTGGCGGCCGGATCGTGAGGGCGACTCGTTTAATGCACGGCAAGACCTCTCCGATCCACCACGATGGTCGGACCATCTTCTCAGGCCTCCCCAACCCTTTTGATGCAACACGCTATCATTCGCTCCTTGTGGATCGGGAGGGATTTCCGGATTGTCTGGAGATTTCCGCCGAGACCGCCGAAGGAGAGATCATGGGAGTTCGCCACAAGGAGCATCGAATCGAAGGGATTCAGTTCCACCCCGAATCGATCCTCACGAAAGAAGGCAAGGGGTTACTCAGAAACTTTCTCTCTCTCCCATGCAGTGATAGTACAGGGACACGATGATTCTGGAGGCGCTACAGAAGGTAGTCGAGCGACGAGACCTCAGCCCTGACGAGGCCTTCACGACTATGGAGGAGATGATGTCAGGGAAGGCGTCTGACCCGCAGATCGCAGCCTTTCTCGCGGCGCTTCGATGTAAGGGCGAGACGGTGGTTGAGATTACCAGCTTTGCCAGGGCGATGCGAGCGCACGTGTCGCCGGTGGTGGTAGGGGCACGTTGCAACGTACCCCTACTGGTCGATACCTGTGGCACCGGGGGCGATGTGAGCCACACCTTTAACATCTCAACGGCGGCTGCTTTTGTGGCGGCAGGAACAGGTGTCCAGGTAGCCAAGCATGGCAACCGCTCGGTGTCGAGTCTGTGCGGAAGCGCTGACGTGATGGAGGCGCTGGGCGTAGACCTCGCGCTCACGCCGGAACAGATAGGGAACTGCATCGACGAGGTCGGGATCGGGTTCCTGTACGCGCCGCTCTTGCACACGGCCATGCGGTACGTGATGACGGCTCGCCGGGACATACGGATCCGGACGGTGTTTAACATCCTTGGCCCCCTGACCAACCCTGCCGGTGCATCGGCTCAGGTGGTCGGCGTGTATGAGGAGCGCCTCACCGCACTCTTAGCGAAAGCGCTGAATGATCTAGGGTCGAAGCGGGCGTTCGTCGTGTTTGGCCTGGACGGGCTTGATGAGCTCTCACTCACGAGAGAGAGCAGGGTGTCCGAGGTCAAAGACGGGCACATTCACACGTACATGCTCTTGCCGGAGGATTTCGGTCTCCAGCGGGCAACGCTTCGCGACCTGCAGGGCGGTAGTGCCGCGGAGAACGCAGAGATCATCAGGCAGATCTTAGGAGGAGCGAAGGGGCCGAAACGCGACGTAGTGGTGATGAACGCCGCCCTGGCCATCGTCGCTGGCGGCAAGGCCGATGACTTCAAGGAGGGAGTCGGACTGGCTGCTCGTTCGATCGATAGCGGCGCCGCCATGGAGAAGCTCTGCCGCCTGGTGGAGTTCAGCCGGCGACACGGCCGGCAGTAATCTGGAGCGTTAATGCTGTGTCGTATTCTTGAGTACAAGCGCCAGGAGGTAGCGGAGCGGGAGGCGGCAATCCCGCTTGCGGAGCTGAGGGCGCAAGCGTTCGACTCGCCGCCGCCGCGCGATTTCACGGCCGCCGTGACAAGGAAGCGAAGAGAGGCAGCGACGCGTGAGCCCCTGAAGGCGATTGCCGAAATTAAACGCGCCTCACCGTCCGCAGGGATGATCCGCGAGTCGCTTGACGTGGCTGAGATTGCGGCGTCCTACCAAGCGGCTGGCGCAAGCGCAATCTCGGTGCTCACGGATGGCCGGTTCTTCAAGGGGAGCCTGGAGGATATCGCGACAGCCAGAGGGGCGGTCGATCTGCCGGTACTCAGGAAGGAGTTCATCGTGAGCCCCTACCAGATTTACGAGAGCCGCGCACATCGGGCAGATGCGATATTGTTGATCGTGGCAGCCCTTGATGGTTCGCAACTGACGGATTTCTATTCGCTGGCCAAATCATTGTCTCTGCACCCGCTGGTCGAGGTTCATACCCTGGCAGAGCTTGAGACTGCAAAGACGGCGGGGGCCACGCTCATCGGAATCAATAATCGGAATCTTGCAACATTAGAAACCAGGGTAGACACCACGTTTGCGCTCCTGCCATACCTTCCCCCGAAGGCGGTGGTCGTGAGTGAAAGCGGCATCAGCCGCCCCGAAGAGGTGCGACGGCTCGCTGTGTCGCCTGTGGATGCGGTCCTGGTCGGCGAAGCCTTGATCAAGAGTCCGGATCCCGGCGGCCGGCTTCGCGAGTTATTGCGGGACGCCAACGGATGATCCGGGTCAAGATCTGCGGAATCACGTCGTACGAAGACGCCCGGGCCGCGGTGGAGGCCGGGGCCGATGCCCTTGGTTTTATCTTCGTGCGGGAGACGCCTCGGTACATTGAGCCGGAGGAGGTAGTCGCCATTGCTGCCCAACTACCGCCATTTATTACCACAGTGGGCGTATTTAGTAATCGGACTCCGGACGAGGTCGAGCAAATCGTGAGCAGATCCGGTCTCAGCCTTGCGCAATTGCATGGAGACGAGAGCCCGGCAGACTGCCGACGCCTTCGTACCCCCTTTGTGAAGACGATTCGGGTCCAAGGCGAGCACGACCTGGAGGCCCTACACACCTATCCGCAGGCGAGGGCGTTCCTGTTGGACACGTACGTCGCTGATCAACCGGGCGGGACCGGAAGAAGCTTCCCGTGGGAGATCGCGGCCAAGGCCGTCAGACAGGCCAGAGTGATCCTGTCTGGTGGGCTGACCCCGGACAATGTTGCGCTCGCGGTGACCCAGGTCAGGCCGTATGCTGTCGATGTCTGTAGCGGTGTCGAAGCCTCCCCAGGCCGGAAAGATTATCAGAAGGTGAGGGAGTTCATTGAGCAAGCAAGAAAAGCCGACGCACGCTGAGGCGCAACATCAGGGCCCGCTTCCCGATGCCCGCGGACACTTCGGCCGGTACGGAGGGAAGTTTGTTCCGGAGACGTTGATGGCAGCGCTCACGGAGCTGGAGAAGGTCTATCTCGAGGCCAAGGCCGATCCCGGCTTTCAGTCCGAGCTGCAAGGCTATCTCCGGCATTATGTGGGACGCCCAACGCCCCTCTATTTCGCGCGCCGCCTGACGGAATATTTGGGAGGGCCTCGGATCTACCTTAAGCGTGAGGATCTCTGCCACACGGGCGCGCACAAGATCAATAATACCATGGGTCAGATCCTCCTGACTCGCCGCATGGGGAAGTCTCGGGTCATCGCTGAGACGGGGGCCGGCCAGCATGGGGTAGCCACAGCCACGGTAGCCGCCAGGTTTGGTCTTACCTGCGAGGTCTTTATGGGCACCGAGGACATGCGGCGGCAGGCCTTGAACGTTGTCCGTATGCGCCTGCTTGGCGCAAAGGTCACCCCGGTCGAGTCGGGAAGCCGGACCCTCAAGGATGCGATCAACGAGGCGATGCGTGACTGGGTGACGAACGTCGAGACGACCCACTATATTCTGGGCTCGGTGCTGGGAGCCCATCCGTACCCGATGATGGTTCGGGACTTTCAATCGGTGATCGGTAAGGAGACCAGGGCACAGATCCTGGAGCTGGAGGGGAGACTTCCGGACTACCTGGTGGCGTGCGTGGGTGGCGGCAGCAACTCGATCGGCCTGTTCCACAACTTTCTTGATGAGCCCGCGGTCCGGATGATCGGGGTAGAAGCGGGCGGTCTGGGCATCGAGACTGGTAGCCATGCGGCCAGATTCGCGACCGGCGAGCTGGGCGTCCTGCACGGGACGATGAGTTTCATCCTGCAGGATGGCGACGGCCAGATTCAGGAGACCCATTCGGTCTCTGCCGGGCTCGATTATCCGAGCGTCGGTCCGGAGCACAGTTACCTCCGGGACCTCGGGCGGATCGACTTTGTCTCGGCCACCGATGCGGAGGCGCTGGAGGCCTTTCAGCTCTTAAGTAAACTCGAGGGGCTCATCCCGGCCCTGGAGAGCGCCCATGCCGTCGCCTATATCAAGAAGCTGGCGCCGATGCTCAACAAGGATCAGATTGTCGTGATCAACCTCTCGGGCCGAGGGGACAAAGACGTGGAGGTTGTCGCGAAGCTGTTAGGGTACGAGGTGCAAGGATGAATCGTATCGATGAGCGCTTCCGTCGTCTCAGGCAGGCCGGAGAGCGGGCCCTGATGCCATACCTGACTGCCGGCGATCCTGATCTTGACACTACCCGTTCGCTGATTCTGGAGTTCGAGAGGCGAGGGGCAGATCTTCTGGAACTCGGCGTCCCTTTCTCCGATCCCTTGGCCGATGGGGTTACCATCCAGCGGGCGTCGCAACGCTCACTGGCGGGAGGCACAACGCTTTCGCGGATCCTCGATATGGTAGGGGAGCTTCGCTCCGACTGCCGACTGCCGCTGCTCCTGATGAGTTACGTGAACCCGATCTTTCACTTTGGCTATGCGCGATTCGCCAAAGAGGCTGCAGCAGCCGGTATCGATGGATTGATCGTACCGGATCTGCCGCCGGAAGAGGCGGCCGAGTTGATTGAGGCGACAGCCGCTCATAACCTCCACACGGTATTTTTGATCGCCCCGACCAGCTCGCAGCAGCGCATCCGGACGATTGCCGCCGCCTCGAAAGGTTTTATCTACTATGTCTCCCTACGTGGCGTGACAGGGGCCCGTTCCAGCCTCAGCGAGGATCTTGAGACCAACATCCGAATGATTAGAGCCGAGACCAACCTGCCGATTGCGGTAGGGTTTGGAGTCTCAACGCCGGAGCAGGCACGAATAGCGTCGAGGATGGCGGACGGGGTGATCGTAGGGAGCGCCATCGTCTCGCTGTTGGAACAGACAACCGGGCAGCCGGATCAGTTGAAGCATGCCGGCGATTTCGTTGCGTCACTGAAGGCGGCGACAATCGAGTAGATACGTACAGGTTTTAGGACGCAGGCATCTCGTGCTGTTCTGTGGTGTAACGTGTGGGTCTCGCCATTCCGCTTGACAAGCCCCCTATGATATCGTATGAAAGCGATATAATAGTAATCATTAAATAACTAATAGTGGCTAACGATAGGACACAGTAATGTTCTCATGGATGACGCGTCAAAAGGAGCTGGTTGGATTGGATATCGGGACCAGTTCCGTCAAGGCCGTGCATCTTCAGCGAACGCGAAATACCTATAAAGTCGCTGAACTTGGTATCGCTCCTACTCATCCCGGGGCGATCGTCGATGGAATCATTATCGACGACGCCGCGATCAGCTCTACCATCCGGCAACTCTTCGACAAGCACAGCATCACCATCAAGGACGTGGCCTTTTCTGTTTCCGGTAACTCAGTGATTGTTAAAAAGATTAAAGTTCCTAAGATGAAAAAAGCGGAACTTCGCGAAGGAATCGCGTGGGAGGCTGAGCAACACATTTCCTACTCGATCGAAGATGTCAACCTGGATTTCCAGATTCTGAGAGAAGCCGATCCTGACGAGCAGGATATGGATGTGCTGCTGGTCGCTGTGAAAAAGGACGTCGTCAACGCTTATCTCGCTGTCATTGCTGCAGCCGGACTGAGTGCCGCCGTCATTGATGTGGACGTCTTTGCCATCGAGAATGCCTTCACGCTGTCCCGGACGTGTCAGTCAGACGAAGTGGTGGCCCTCGTCAATGTCGGAGGGGCCGTCACCAATATCAATATTCTTGACGGCGGCATATCGGACTTTACCAGGGATAGCTCTCTGGGGGGCAACCGACACACCGAGTTGCTACAGCAGAGTGCAGGCTTAAGTTTTGAACAGGCCGAGGCGATAAAAAGGGGAGAGTCGGTTGGGGGACACAGCTTCGAGGAGGCTAAGCCGGCGATCGAGATGGCCAATAGCGAGTTGGCTGGGGAGATACGACGTTCCTTCGATTTTTATTACTCGACAAGCCAAAGGAGCACGATCCACCGAGTCGTGCTAAGCGGTGGGTGCGCATTGTTGCCCGATCTGACGTCCTCCCTTTCAAACGCGCTTGAGCTTCCTGTTGAGATTGCCGATCCTTTTCAACATGTTGTGACCGATCCGAAGAAGTTCGACGCTCAACGCTTAGCCTGTATTGCACCCCAGATGACAGTTGCCGTGGGACTGGCTCTTCGTGAGCCGGACGATGATATCCGATGATCAGGATCAATCTTCTCTCGCGCGAGGAACGACGAAGAAAGGCTCACGTCAAGGTCCCTCAGATCGCTATTATTGCCGTAGCGATGCTCGCTGTCGGTGGGATGGGGGGGTACTGGTACTTCGTGAAGTGGGAGGTGCAGCAACTTCGGGCGGATGTTGTTGCGACACGGAGCGAGATCGCCGGAAACCAGGAAATCATCCGATTAGTCGAGCAGTATACTCGCGACAAGAAACTGCTCCAGGATCGGTTGGCGATTATCCAACAATTAGCCGCCGCCCAACATAGCCCGGTCCGTCTGCTTGACGGCATCAGTCAGGCATTGCCTGAGGGCGGTTGGCTTACCGGAATCAGTAAAGTTTCCGGGAGGCTCGTCATTCGGGGATATGCCTCATCGCACTTCGTTGTCGCGGAACTGATGCTGGCGCTTCAGCGGCTCAAATCGACCATCAATAATGTCGAACTCAACTTTTCAGAGCTTGAGCTATACGAAGGCAAGCCGGTCGAACGGTTCGAGATCCTTGCGACCTTGTCAGGGTAGACGAGAGGAGCGACATGCCGTTTTCTGTTGATCTGTCGGCCTACACTGCCAATCTTCCGCCGAAGCAAAAGGTTGCGCTCGGCGTCATCTTCAGCATCCTTGTCGCCGTGGCCTACTGGCAATTCTTGCTCAGCTCACAGTGGACTGCGCGGAGCGAGGTCCAAGCTGAACTGCTCCGAGTGAAAACAGAGGCGGAGCGGAGCAGACAGATTGCAAACCAAAGACCTCGCCTGGAACAAGAGATCAAACTCCTGGAAGCACGCCTTCAGCGTGTGGTCCAGCAGCTTCCGACGGAAAAGGAGATCCCATCGCTACTGAAACGGGTTGCCGGCCTCGGCCAGGAGACGGATTTGGACGTCGCCCTGTTTAAGCCGGGGACCTTGGTAGCGAAGGAGTTCTATGCTGAGATCCCAATACAACTCAAGGTGATGGGAACCTATCATAACCTCGGACTTCTCTTTGAGCGATTTGGCCGGTTGGAACGGATTGTGAATGTGGCCGATCTGACTATCCGACCGGCAGTGAAAGGTCAAAGATCTGGAGACAGCATTCAGGCCGAGTTTGGCGTAGTGACCTACACCTACTCTTCGACAGCGCTTGGGACAGACTCAAGCGCTTCGGGGGCGAAGAGTAGTGAGGCTGCGAGTGCGGCAAAATAAGCTCCTGCGTCAGACGGCTGTTGGCAGTGTGGTCACATTCATCCTTGTGACTGCTCTGGCCTGCGGTAGGGATACGCCGCCGCCCACACCTCCTCCTGTCCTAAGCCGGGTTGAGGGGTCTGCTCAGAATATGCCCAAACCTGTGACTCCTGCCGCCTCCTTACCTCAAGCAGAGCAGGGAAGCCCCTTCGATGGAACTCAGGGCGGGTTCGCTGTGTACCAATCCAGGGGGCGCCGCGACCCCTTTCGGTCGCCTCAGGCGCAAACGTCCCTGATGGCTCTCAAGCTGACGGGTATTATGCGGGGAGCGCACACCTACTATGCGCTGATAGAGTCGGAATCATCACCAGGCATGGGGCAAATTCTTTATGAAAACGACGTAATTGATGCGGCCAAGGTCGTGAAGATTACCAAGGATAGTGTCGTATTTGAGGTGCACATGAAGAATGCGGAAGGCAAGTTGCTGACTCACATCGTGAAAAAAAATATATGCTGCCCGGAAAAGTCGAACTGAGGATGACGAGAGGAAAAAACGCCGCACGAAAACGCTGGTTCGCGGGAGCGATCCTCCTCGTCTTTTCCGTTTCATGTGCGAC belongs to Candidatus Methylomirabilis tolerans and includes:
- a CDS encoding aminodeoxychorismate/anthranilate synthase component II; this encodes MLVVIDNYDSFTYNLVQYLGELGERPRVFRNDQITVDEIAALHPDRIVISPGPKTPKEAGISCDIILRFTGQIPILGVCLGHQCIGAAFGGRIVRATRLMHGKTSPIHHDGRTIFSGLPNPFDATRYHSLLVDREGFPDCLEISAETAEGEIMGVRHKEHRIEGIQFHPESILTKEGKGLLRNFLSLPCSDSTGTR
- the trpD gene encoding anthranilate phosphoribosyltransferase, translated to MILEALQKVVERRDLSPDEAFTTMEEMMSGKASDPQIAAFLAALRCKGETVVEITSFARAMRAHVSPVVVGARCNVPLLVDTCGTGGDVSHTFNISTAAAFVAAGTGVQVAKHGNRSVSSLCGSADVMEALGVDLALTPEQIGNCIDEVGIGFLYAPLLHTAMRYVMTARRDIRIRTVFNILGPLTNPAGASAQVVGVYEERLTALLAKALNDLGSKRAFVVFGLDGLDELSLTRESRVSEVKDGHIHTYMLLPEDFGLQRATLRDLQGGSAAENAEIIRQILGGAKGPKRDVVVMNAALAIVAGGKADDFKEGVGLAARSIDSGAAMEKLCRLVEFSRRHGRQ
- the trpC gene encoding indole-3-glycerol phosphate synthase TrpC — protein: MLCRILEYKRQEVAEREAAIPLAELRAQAFDSPPPRDFTAAVTRKRREAATREPLKAIAEIKRASPSAGMIRESLDVAEIAASYQAAGASAISVLTDGRFFKGSLEDIATARGAVDLPVLRKEFIVSPYQIYESRAHRADAILLIVAALDGSQLTDFYSLAKSLSLHPLVEVHTLAELETAKTAGATLIGINNRNLATLETRVDTTFALLPYLPPKAVVVSESGISRPEEVRRLAVSPVDAVLVGEALIKSPDPGGRLRELLRDANG
- a CDS encoding phosphoribosylanthranilate isomerase, yielding MIRVKICGITSYEDARAAVEAGADALGFIFVRETPRYIEPEEVVAIAAQLPPFITTVGVFSNRTPDEVEQIVSRSGLSLAQLHGDESPADCRRLRTPFVKTIRVQGEHDLEALHTYPQARAFLLDTYVADQPGGTGRSFPWEIAAKAVRQARVILSGGLTPDNVALAVTQVRPYAVDVCSGVEASPGRKDYQKVREFIEQARKADAR
- the trpB gene encoding tryptophan synthase subunit beta; its protein translation is MSKQEKPTHAEAQHQGPLPDARGHFGRYGGKFVPETLMAALTELEKVYLEAKADPGFQSELQGYLRHYVGRPTPLYFARRLTEYLGGPRIYLKREDLCHTGAHKINNTMGQILLTRRMGKSRVIAETGAGQHGVATATVAARFGLTCEVFMGTEDMRRQALNVVRMRLLGAKVTPVESGSRTLKDAINEAMRDWVTNVETTHYILGSVLGAHPYPMMVRDFQSVIGKETRAQILELEGRLPDYLVACVGGGSNSIGLFHNFLDEPAVRMIGVEAGGLGIETGSHAARFATGELGVLHGTMSFILQDGDGQIQETHSVSAGLDYPSVGPEHSYLRDLGRIDFVSATDAEALEAFQLLSKLEGLIPALESAHAVAYIKKLAPMLNKDQIVVINLSGRGDKDVEVVAKLLGYEVQG
- the trpA gene encoding tryptophan synthase subunit alpha, which encodes MNRIDERFRRLRQAGERALMPYLTAGDPDLDTTRSLILEFERRGADLLELGVPFSDPLADGVTIQRASQRSLAGGTTLSRILDMVGELRSDCRLPLLLMSYVNPIFHFGYARFAKEAAAAGIDGLIVPDLPPEEAAELIEATAAHNLHTVFLIAPTSSQQRIRTIAAASKGFIYYVSLRGVTGARSSLSEDLETNIRMIRAETNLPIAVGFGVSTPEQARIASRMADGVIVGSAIVSLLEQTTGQPDQLKHAGDFVASLKAATIE
- a CDS encoding pilus assembly protein PilM gives rise to the protein MFSWMTRQKELVGLDIGTSSVKAVHLQRTRNTYKVAELGIAPTHPGAIVDGIIIDDAAISSTIRQLFDKHSITIKDVAFSVSGNSVIVKKIKVPKMKKAELREGIAWEAEQHISYSIEDVNLDFQILREADPDEQDMDVLLVAVKKDVVNAYLAVIAAAGLSAAVIDVDVFAIENAFTLSRTCQSDEVVALVNVGGAVTNINILDGGISDFTRDSSLGGNRHTELLQQSAGLSFEQAEAIKRGESVGGHSFEEAKPAIEMANSELAGEIRRSFDFYYSTSQRSTIHRVVLSGGCALLPDLTSSLSNALELPVEIADPFQHVVTDPKKFDAQRLACIAPQMTVAVGLALREPDDDIR
- a CDS encoding PilN domain-containing protein, whose product is MIRINLLSREERRRKAHVKVPQIAIIAVAMLAVGGMGGYWYFVKWEVQQLRADVVATRSEIAGNQEIIRLVEQYTRDKKLLQDRLAIIQQLAAAQHSPVRLLDGISQALPEGGWLTGISKVSGRLVIRGYASSHFVVAELMLALQRLKSTINNVELNFSELELYEGKPVERFEILATLSG
- a CDS encoding type 4a pilus biogenesis protein PilO translates to MPFSVDLSAYTANLPPKQKVALGVIFSILVAVAYWQFLLSSQWTARSEVQAELLRVKTEAERSRQIANQRPRLEQEIKLLEARLQRVVQQLPTEKEIPSLLKRVAGLGQETDLDVALFKPGTLVAKEFYAEIPIQLKVMGTYHNLGLLFERFGRLERIVNVADLTIRPAVKGQRSGDSIQAEFGVVTYTYSSTALGTDSSASGAKSSEAASAAK
- a CDS encoding pilus assembly protein PilP gives rise to the protein MPKPVTPAASLPQAEQGSPFDGTQGGFAVYQSRGRRDPFRSPQAQTSLMALKLTGIMRGAHTYYALIESESSPGMGQILYENDVIDAAKVVKITKDSVVFEVHMKNAEGKLLTHIVKKNICCPEKSN